Proteins from one Oscillatoria nigro-viridis PCC 7112 genomic window:
- a CDS encoding DUF1997 domain-containing protein, with amino-acid sequence MYTRFNASQFVELAVPEERVPIQHYLRQPRRLVNALVDRSRTQQLSDDCFRLKMRPLQFMMLSIQPTVDMRVWAQADGTINLESVACEIRGVGYINDRFALNLKGKLCVHQSSGVAYLKGKADLEVQVELPPPFWLTPKPILETTGNALLKSVLLSVKQRLMYQLLLDYRRWASSESELISIALPPILSLEG; translated from the coding sequence ATGTATACCCGCTTTAATGCTTCCCAATTCGTTGAACTCGCCGTACCAGAGGAACGGGTTCCCATTCAACATTATCTGCGCCAGCCGAGGCGACTGGTGAACGCCCTTGTCGATCGAAGTCGCACACAACAGCTAAGCGATGACTGTTTCCGCCTAAAAATGCGACCGTTACAATTTATGATGCTGAGCATTCAACCCACAGTAGACATGAGGGTGTGGGCACAGGCGGACGGCACAATCAATTTGGAGTCCGTCGCCTGCGAAATTCGGGGCGTGGGTTATATCAACGATCGCTTTGCTCTCAATCTCAAAGGAAAGCTTTGTGTACACCAAAGCAGCGGGGTAGCATACTTGAAGGGAAAAGCGGATTTGGAAGTGCAAGTAGAACTACCGCCGCCGTTTTGGCTGACGCCCAAACCCATTTTAGAAACAACGGGGAATGCTTTGCTCAAGAGCGTACTGCTGAGCGTCAAACAGAGGTTGATGTACCAGTTGCTCTTAGATTACCGCCGCTGGGCAAGCAGCGAAAGTGAGCTAATATCGATCGCTCTCCCCCCAATCTTATCTTTAGAAGGGTAA
- the pheA gene encoding prephenate dehydratase gives MKISLAQPSKRIAHLGPVGTNAETAALAYVNWLSLETNLECTLCPYSTISQALEASAVGQVDYSVVPVENSIEGSVTVTLDTLWRLDQLRIQHALVLPISHALVSKAKNFNEIHKVYSHPQALAQCQVWLGQFIPSAQLIPANSTTEALQYLEDRNVAAISSPRAAELYHLPVLAQPINDYPDNYTRFWVLSRSFGEIANVEPGERSSLKSITQSASKLILDASPSNCTHTSLAFSVPANRPGALVKPLQVFASRGINLSRIESRPTKRSLGEYIFFMDVEANACEAFVRSALEELKNHTETLKIFGCYSLLSVV, from the coding sequence ATGAAAATTTCGTTAGCGCAGCCCTCGAAGAGGATCGCACATCTCGGCCCTGTTGGTACAAATGCAGAAACAGCGGCTCTAGCTTATGTCAATTGGTTGAGCCTGGAAACTAACTTGGAATGCACCCTGTGTCCTTATTCCACCATTTCTCAAGCACTAGAGGCATCTGCCGTAGGGCAGGTTGACTACTCAGTGGTGCCCGTCGAAAATTCGATCGAAGGCAGCGTGACTGTCACCTTAGATACACTCTGGCGACTGGATCAACTCCGCATTCAACACGCCTTAGTTTTGCCAATTTCCCACGCGCTAGTGTCTAAGGCTAAAAATTTTAACGAGATCCACAAAGTTTACTCTCACCCGCAAGCGCTAGCTCAGTGTCAGGTATGGTTGGGGCAGTTTATTCCCTCAGCTCAATTAATTCCGGCGAATTCTACCACGGAAGCATTGCAATATCTGGAAGATAGAAATGTAGCAGCGATATCTTCGCCAAGAGCTGCTGAACTTTACCATTTGCCAGTGTTAGCTCAACCCATTAATGATTATCCCGATAATTACACTCGATTTTGGGTACTCAGCAGGAGTTTTGGAGAAATCGCCAACGTAGAACCAGGGGAGCGCTCATCCCTTAAATCCATTACACAATCTGCTTCTAAGTTGATCCTCGATGCTTCACCGTCTAATTGCACCCATACCTCACTAGCTTTTAGCGTACCTGCCAATAGGCCGGGAGCGCTGGTAAAACCTTTGCAAGTATTTGCCAGTCGCGGTATTAATTTAAGTCGGATTGAATCTAGACCGACTAAAAGATCGCTCGGAGAATATATTTTCTTTATGGACGTTGAGGCTAACGCCTGCGAAGCATTTGTGCGATCGGCACTGGAAGAGTTAAAAAATCACACCGAAACTTTAAAAATCTTTGGCTGCTACAGCTTACTGTCGGTAGTATAA
- a CDS encoding pentapeptide repeat-containing protein, which produces MNADELLKRYAAGERNFHETNLKEASLREAFLIHINLACANLQEINFSMANLKEANLIGAKLKHACLVMTNLNGANLMDADLTFARLTGSDLIEANLEKANLSDTKMIGVNLSGASLYAANLMEANLLDACLENANLEKANLTEAKLRGASLIEANLRNAFLCESNLEGADLRGADLRGANLSGAFLCGANLEGAKRDQKTIFSGTIHFCVRQV; this is translated from the coding sequence ATGAATGCTGATGAACTTCTCAAGCGATACGCAGCCGGAGAAAGAAATTTTCATGAAACCAACTTGAAAGAGGCTTCTTTGCGAGAAGCTTTCCTAATTCACATTAATCTAGCCTGCGCGAATCTCCAAGAAATAAATTTTTCTATGGCAAACCTAAAAGAGGCAAACTTAATAGGTGCCAAGCTCAAGCATGCTTGCCTGGTGATGACAAACCTCAATGGGGCTAACCTGATGGATGCAGATCTAACTTTCGCAAGATTAACAGGATCTGACCTGATTGAAGCAAACTTGGAAAAAGCCAACTTGAGCGACACCAAAATGATTGGTGTTAATTTGAGCGGAGCCTCCTTGTACGCCGCAAACTTGATGGAAGCGAATCTCCTAGATGCTTGCTTGGAGAATGCAAACCTCGAAAAAGCCAATCTAACCGAGGCTAAACTGCGGGGAGCGAGTCTGATCGAAGCTAACTTGAGAAACGCTTTTTTGTGTGAAAGTAACCTTGAGGGCGCAGACTTGAGAGGAGCTGACTTGAGGGGTGCTAATTTGAGCGGGGCATTTTTGTGCGGCGCTAATCTCGAAGGAGCTAAGCGAGATCAGAAAACAATTTTCAGTGGGACAATACATTTTTGCGTCAGACAAGTTTGA
- a CDS encoding PspA/IM30 family protein has product MLVLENHDQPKPYDAVRGGQLPPPVGGVVLGGLAGVKHRLSSSVSEHRIAALRETLNYGDAGLKIVIKICQSETGPVQRAACDLLRQKLNSIAREKLQAFVASSSDSEAELDSAEKILKHSSGAVSEKNYDRQMSEAQLIFETITQQMQPNLLLLEALVASVEREEFTSELMNLWELLILEIQEPLKELRQAVGSAISAQLRIQWLYNQAESQANQWQQRALLALQTQDENSVRLAAVRKQVQFDRAAELKIDLDYQTVRVENLNRNLLALESKIAQANSKKEILKMQLHFAKVQQQIDFTFSQVNSIFFSP; this is encoded by the coding sequence ATGCTTGTGTTAGAAAATCACGACCAACCGAAACCATACGATGCAGTTAGAGGCGGTCAACTGCCACCTCCTGTGGGCGGTGTAGTGCTCGGCGGACTAGCAGGAGTGAAACATCGGCTGTCTAGTTCTGTCAGCGAACATCGAATTGCCGCCCTGAGAGAGACATTGAATTACGGCGATGCCGGCTTAAAAATAGTCATCAAGATTTGTCAAAGCGAAACAGGGCCAGTGCAGCGGGCGGCCTGCGATTTGCTTCGACAAAAGCTGAATTCGATCGCCCGCGAAAAATTACAGGCATTTGTAGCTTCAAGTTCAGATTCAGAAGCTGAGTTAGACAGCGCGGAAAAAATATTAAAGCACTCATCCGGTGCAGTCTCAGAAAAAAATTACGATCGGCAAATGTCCGAAGCACAGTTAATATTTGAGACAATTACGCAGCAAATGCAACCAAATTTGTTGCTGTTAGAAGCACTGGTAGCCTCTGTAGAACGGGAAGAATTTACCAGCGAACTGATGAATCTTTGGGAATTATTAATCTTAGAAATTCAGGAACCTCTCAAAGAACTGCGTCAGGCTGTTGGCAGTGCGATTTCCGCCCAACTGCGGATTCAGTGGCTGTACAATCAAGCTGAATCTCAAGCCAACCAGTGGCAGCAGCGAGCTTTGCTAGCTCTTCAGACACAGGATGAAAATTCAGTCCGCCTCGCCGCGGTTCGCAAGCAGGTTCAATTCGATCGCGCTGCAGAACTAAAAATTGACTTAGACTACCAAACTGTGCGAGTAGAAAATCTCAACCGCAACTTGCTGGCTTTGGAAAGTAAGATTGCTCAAGCTAATTCCAAGAAAGAGATCCTCAAGATGCAGCTTCATTTTGCTAAGGTACAGCAGCAAATAGACTTCACTTTCAGCCAAGTAAATAGTATATTTTTTAGTCCTTAG
- a CDS encoding LON peptidase substrate-binding domain-containing protein: protein MASSSSVAVRELPLFPLPEVVLFPGRPLPLQIFEFRYRIMMNTILEGDRRFGVLMWDPNQNKVSAVGCCAEVIHCQRLPDDRMKIMTLGQQRFRVLDAVREKPYLVGLVEWIEDAPPQQDLRPLGKDVEQLLRDVVRLSSKLMDQPIDLPEDIPSLPTELSYWVASYLYGAATEQQTLLELQDTAARLERETEILTSTRNHLAARTVLKDTLK, encoded by the coding sequence ATGGCATCCTCTTCCTCTGTAGCAGTTCGCGAACTCCCCTTATTTCCGTTGCCGGAAGTGGTTCTATTTCCAGGTAGGCCACTCCCGCTGCAAATCTTCGAGTTTCGCTATCGAATCATGATGAATACGATTCTGGAGGGCGATCGGCGTTTCGGTGTACTCATGTGGGACCCCAACCAAAACAAAGTCTCTGCCGTTGGCTGTTGCGCCGAAGTGATTCACTGCCAGCGCCTCCCCGACGATCGCATGAAAATTATGACTCTCGGCCAGCAGCGGTTCCGAGTGCTCGACGCCGTTCGGGAAAAACCGTATTTAGTCGGTCTAGTAGAATGGATCGAAGACGCACCGCCGCAACAAGACCTCAGACCTTTGGGAAAAGATGTCGAACAACTGCTCAGAGATGTAGTTCGCCTCTCCAGCAAATTGATGGATCAGCCGATCGACCTGCCCGAAGACATTCCCAGTTTGCCTACAGAATTGTCCTACTGGGTAGCCAGCTACCTTTACGGCGCAGCGACAGAACAGCAAACTCTTTTAGAATTGCAAGATACTGCTGCGAGATTGGAACGCGAAACCGAAATTTTGACTTCTACTCGCAATCACTTGGCAGCCAGGACTGTACTTAAAGATACCCTCAAGTAG
- the rpsJ gene encoding 30S ribosomal protein S10, with product MAAIQQQKIRIRLKAFDRRILDASCEKIVDTANRTAATAIGPIPLPTKRRIYCLLRSPHVDKDSREHFETRTHRRIIDIHQPSAKTIDALMKLDLPAGVDIEVKL from the coding sequence ATGGCAGCTATCCAACAACAAAAAATTCGCATCCGCCTCAAAGCTTTCGATCGGCGCATTCTAGACGCATCCTGCGAAAAGATTGTAGATACAGCAAATCGGACAGCCGCCACTGCGATCGGCCCGATTCCCCTACCGACAAAACGGCGGATTTACTGCTTGCTGCGATCGCCCCACGTAGACAAAGATTCTCGCGAACACTTTGAAACCCGCACGCACCGCCGCATCATCGACATTCACCAGCCATCGGCCAAAACAATTGACGCTTTGATGAAACTGGATTTGCCCGCCGGCGTAGATATCGAAGTCAAGCTGTAG
- the tuf gene encoding elongation factor Tu produces the protein MARAKFERNKPHVNIGTIGHVDHGKTTLTAAITMTLSALGQAKAKKYDEIDAAPEEKARGITINTAHVEYETATRHYAHVDCPGHADYVKNMITGAAQMDGGILVVSAADGPMPQTREHILLAKQVGVPSLVVFLNKEDMVDDAELLELVELEVRELLSSYDFPGDDIPIVTGSGLQALEAMIANPKIQKGENPWVDKIYKLMEEVDSYIPTPEREVDKPFLMAVEDVFSITGRGTVATGRIERGTIKVGENVELVGLKDTRSTTVTGVEMFTKSLEEGIAGDNVGLLLRGILKTDIERGMVIAKPKSIMPHTQFESEVYILKKEEGGRHTPFFSGYRPQFYVRTTDVTGTIAQFTADDGSEAEMVMPGDRIKMTVELIHPIAIEQGMRFAIREGGRTVGAGVVSKILK, from the coding sequence ATGGCACGCGCAAAATTTGAACGGAATAAACCCCACGTAAACATCGGCACGATCGGTCACGTTGACCACGGCAAAACAACTTTGACCGCTGCGATTACGATGACTCTCTCTGCACTAGGTCAGGCAAAGGCTAAGAAATACGACGAAATTGACGCCGCACCTGAAGAAAAAGCACGGGGTATTACGATTAATACTGCTCACGTCGAATACGAAACCGCAACTCGGCACTATGCCCACGTTGATTGCCCCGGACACGCTGACTACGTGAAAAACATGATCACCGGTGCAGCTCAAATGGACGGCGGTATCTTAGTGGTATCAGCAGCAGACGGCCCCATGCCTCAAACTCGCGAACACATCCTGCTGGCTAAACAAGTTGGCGTTCCCAGCTTGGTTGTGTTCTTGAACAAAGAAGACATGGTAGACGACGCAGAACTACTAGAATTGGTGGAACTGGAAGTCCGCGAACTCCTGAGCTCTTACGATTTTCCAGGCGATGACATCCCCATTGTGACAGGTTCTGGATTGCAAGCTCTCGAAGCTATGATTGCTAACCCCAAAATCCAGAAGGGCGAAAATCCCTGGGTTGACAAAATTTACAAGCTGATGGAAGAAGTAGATTCTTACATCCCCACCCCAGAACGCGAAGTTGACAAGCCTTTCTTGATGGCTGTAGAAGACGTATTCTCGATTACTGGTCGGGGTACTGTTGCTACTGGTCGGATTGAGCGCGGCACAATTAAAGTCGGCGAAAATGTGGAATTGGTGGGTCTTAAGGACACTCGCAGCACTACGGTGACTGGTGTGGAAATGTTCACCAAGTCTCTGGAAGAAGGCATTGCCGGCGACAACGTGGGTCTACTGCTGCGGGGGATTTTAAAGACGGATATTGAACGCGGAATGGTGATTGCCAAGCCGAAAAGCATCATGCCTCACACTCAGTTTGAATCTGAAGTGTACATCCTCAAGAAGGAAGAAGGCGGCCGGCATACGCCCTTTTTCTCTGGCTACCGCCCTCAATTCTACGTCCGTACCACTGACGTGACCGGCACGATCGCACAATTCACCGCTGATGACGGTAGCGAAGCAGAAATGGTGATGCCCGGTGACCGGATCAAAATGACTGTTGAGTTGATTCACCCGATCGCGATCGAACAAGGAATGCGCTTCGCTATCCGCGAAGGCGGCCGCACCGTCGGCGCCGGCGTTGTTTCCAAAATCCTCAAGTAG
- the fusA gene encoding elongation factor G: MARTVPLEKTRNIGIAAHIDAGKTTTTERILFYSGMVHKMGEVHEGTAVTDWMEQERERGITITAAAITTSWKDYKINIIDTPGHVDFTIEVERSMRVLDGVIAVFCSVGGVQPQSETVWRQADRYKVPRIVFVNKMDRMGANFYKVYAQIRDRMRANAVPIQIPIGSEENFRGIVDLVQMKAYIYNNDMGTDIEEVEIPDEVKELAAEYRTKLIESVAETNDALTEKYLEGEELTEDEIRLALRHGTVEGTIVPMLCGSAFKNKGVQLLLDAVIDYLPSPLEVPPIQGLLPNGDTAERFADDSAPLSALAFKIMADPYGRLTFVRVYSGILKKGTYVLNSTKDKKERVSRLIVLKADDRIEVEELRAGDLGAALGLKDTFTGDTLCEEGAPVILESLFIPEPVISVAVEPKTKQDMEKLSKALQSLSEEDPTFRVNVDPETNQTVIAGMGELHLEILVDRMLREFKVEANVGQPQVAYRETIRKSVRAEGKFIRQSGGKGQYGHVVIELEPTEVGSGFEFVSKIVGGTVPKEYIGPAEQGMKEACESGIVAGYPVIDLKATMVDGSFHDVDSSEMAFKIAGSMAIKEAVMKASPVLLEPMMKVEVEVPEDYIGNVIGDLNSRRGQIEGQETDQGIAKVSVKVPLAEMFGYATDIRSKTQGRGIFTMEFSHYEEVPRNVAEAIIAKNKGN; encoded by the coding sequence GTGGCACGTACCGTCCCGCTAGAAAAAACTCGCAACATCGGCATCGCAGCCCACATAGACGCGGGCAAAACAACAACAACTGAAAGAATTCTGTTCTATTCAGGCATGGTTCACAAAATGGGTGAAGTGCACGAGGGAACAGCAGTCACTGACTGGATGGAGCAAGAGCGGGAGCGGGGAATTACGATTACTGCCGCTGCTATCACCACCAGTTGGAAAGATTACAAAATCAACATCATCGACACTCCCGGACACGTAGACTTCACGATCGAAGTCGAACGCTCGATGCGAGTGCTCGACGGAGTGATCGCAGTGTTCTGCTCGGTAGGGGGAGTGCAGCCGCAATCCGAGACAGTTTGGCGACAAGCCGATCGGTACAAAGTACCGAGGATCGTGTTCGTCAACAAAATGGATCGGATGGGCGCAAACTTCTACAAAGTCTACGCCCAAATTCGCGATCGAATGAGAGCGAACGCCGTACCCATCCAAATCCCGATCGGCAGTGAAGAAAACTTCCGGGGAATTGTAGACTTAGTGCAAATGAAAGCCTATATCTACAACAACGACATGGGAACCGATATCGAGGAAGTAGAAATCCCCGATGAAGTAAAAGAGCTAGCAGCAGAATACCGCACCAAGCTGATCGAGTCCGTAGCAGAAACCAACGACGCCCTCACGGAGAAATACCTTGAAGGCGAAGAGTTAACCGAAGACGAAATCCGCTTGGCCCTGCGTCACGGCACTGTCGAAGGTACGATCGTCCCCATGCTCTGCGGTTCGGCTTTCAAAAACAAAGGCGTTCAGTTGTTGTTGGATGCAGTCATCGACTACCTGCCGTCGCCCTTGGAAGTTCCCCCAATTCAAGGACTCCTGCCCAACGGCGACACCGCAGAACGATTTGCAGACGACAGCGCGCCCCTGTCAGCCCTGGCATTCAAAATCATGGCTGACCCCTACGGCCGGCTGACCTTCGTTAGGGTCTACTCGGGTATCCTCAAAAAAGGCACCTACGTTCTCAACTCCACCAAAGACAAAAAAGAGCGGGTTTCTCGCTTAATTGTCCTCAAAGCCGACGATCGGATAGAAGTTGAGGAACTGCGCGCCGGAGACTTGGGAGCAGCCTTGGGTTTGAAAGACACCTTCACCGGCGACACCCTCTGCGAAGAAGGAGCGCCAGTGATTCTGGAATCTCTGTTTATTCCAGAGCCAGTCATCTCGGTGGCTGTCGAACCCAAAACCAAACAAGACATGGAGAAGCTCTCCAAAGCCCTCCAGTCGCTCTCGGAAGAAGACCCCACCTTCCGAGTCAACGTTGACCCTGAAACCAACCAGACAGTCATCGCCGGTATGGGCGAACTGCACCTGGAAATCCTGGTAGACAGGATGCTGCGGGAATTCAAAGTAGAAGCGAACGTGGGTCAGCCACAAGTAGCCTACCGCGAAACGATTCGCAAATCCGTCCGCGCCGAAGGTAAATTTATCCGCCAAAGCGGCGGTAAAGGTCAGTACGGTCACGTCGTGATCGAACTAGAACCCACCGAAGTCGGCAGCGGCTTTGAATTTGTCTCCAAAATTGTTGGTGGCACTGTACCCAAAGAGTACATCGGCCCGGCAGAACAAGGGATGAAAGAAGCGTGCGAATCAGGTATTGTAGCAGGATATCCCGTGATTGACCTCAAAGCTACTATGGTAGACGGGTCTTTCCACGACGTAGACTCCTCAGAAATGGCATTTAAGATCGCCGGTTCAATGGCGATCAAAGAAGCCGTGATGAAGGCGTCGCCAGTGCTGCTAGAGCCTATGATGAAAGTAGAGGTTGAAGTTCCCGAAGATTACATCGGGAACGTCATCGGAGACCTCAACTCGCGTCGGGGTCAGATCGAAGGTCAAGAGACGGATCAGGGGATAGCCAAAGTTTCTGTAAAAGTTCCACTAGCAGAAATGTTTGGTTACGCCACCGACATCCGCTCGAAAACCCAAGGTCGAGGCATCTTCACAATGGAATTCAGCCATTACGAAGAAGTGCCGCGAAATGTGGCTGAAGCCATCATCGCTAAGAACAAAGGTAACTAA
- the rpsG gene encoding 30S ribosomal protein S7 — protein sequence MSRRTVIQKRPVPPDPTYNSRLVSMMVRRIMQHGKKSVASSIVYDALKTIQERTGAEPLDLFEKAVKNATPLVEVKARRVGGATYQVPMEVRSDRGTTLALRWLIRFARARTGRSMAAKLANELMDAANETGSAIRKREETHRMAEANKAFAHYRY from the coding sequence ATGTCTCGCCGCACAGTTATTCAAAAACGTCCAGTTCCACCAGATCCAACCTACAACAGCCGGTTGGTAAGCATGATGGTGAGACGGATCATGCAGCACGGCAAAAAATCCGTTGCCTCCAGCATCGTCTACGACGCCCTCAAAACCATCCAAGAACGGACAGGGGCTGAACCGTTAGACTTGTTTGAAAAAGCAGTCAAAAACGCGACACCTCTGGTCGAAGTCAAAGCCCGCCGGGTAGGTGGCGCTACCTACCAAGTGCCGATGGAAGTGCGTTCCGATCGCGGTACCACCCTCGCCCTCCGCTGGCTGATCAGATTTGCCCGCGCCCGCACCGGCCGCTCGATGGCCGCCAAGCTAGCCAACGAACTGATGGATGCAGCTAACGAAACAGGCAGTGCTATTCGCAAGCGCGAAGAAACACACCGCATGGCCGAAGCTAACAAGGCTTTTGCTCACTACCGGTACTAA
- the rpsL gene encoding 30S ribosomal protein S12, which yields MPTIQQLIRSAREQTQKKTKSPALKSCPQRRGVCTRVYTTTPKKPNSALRKVARVRLTSGFEVTAYIPGIGHNLQEHSVVMIRGGRVKDLPGVRYHIIRGTLDTAGVKDRKQGRSKYGAKRPKEKK from the coding sequence ATGCCCACTATTCAGCAACTCATCCGTTCAGCACGGGAACAAACGCAGAAAAAAACCAAATCGCCAGCTCTCAAGAGTTGCCCCCAGCGCCGCGGAGTTTGCACCAGAGTGTACACGACCACCCCGAAAAAACCTAACTCGGCGCTGCGGAAGGTGGCTCGGGTACGGCTGACCTCTGGTTTTGAAGTGACCGCCTACATCCCTGGGATCGGTCACAACTTGCAAGAACACTCGGTAGTAATGATCCGGGGCGGTCGGGTAAAAGATTTGCCCGGAGTTAGATACCACATCATTCGGGGTACATTAGACACCGCTGGGGTGAAAGACCGCAAGCAGGGTCGTTCCAAATACGGGGCCAAGCGTCCTAAAGAGAAAAAATAA